The DNA segment GCCTCTTTTTGGTCGGCAGTATCGGCAAATAAAATCTCGTCGCATTCATAATTCAGCAGTACTTCATTTATCCGTTCCGCTTGTTTAAACAACTCGTCCATATCGTTACCGTCCACCTCTATCAGTAAGTGGGCTTGTACTTCATCCTTCACGGGCACGGTTAGGCCATCTACAAACTTCATTACCCAATCAATCGCGTCGCGTTCCATAAACTCAATAGCCGATGGCATTATACCCGCGCGGAATATGGCCGAAACTGCTTCGCAGGCTTTGGTGGCCGAGAAAAACGGCACCAACATTAAAATGTTTTTATCAGGGTAGGGGATAAGCTTTAGCACGGCTTGGGTAATAATCCCCAACGTACCCTCGCTGCCCACCATTAATTGGGTAAGGTTATACCCCGTTGAGTTTTTTAGCGTATTTGCACCCGTTTGTATTACCTCTCCATTGGGTAATACTACCTCAAGGTTCAGCACATAATCTTTGGTAACTCCGTATTTAAGTGCGTGCGGCCCGCCTGAGTTTTCAGCAATATTACCACCTATAAAACACGAGCCTTTGCTGCTGGGGTCGGGGGGATAATACATTCCCTTTTCAATCACCGCTTGTTGCAATACTTCAGTAATTACCCCCGGCTGCACGGTTAGTTGCAGGTTTTTCTCATCAATCTCAATAATACGGTTCATTCGCTCCACCGATAATCCAATGCCTTTGTGCACGCTTAATGCGCCACCGCTAAGCCCCGTTCTTGCACCTATGGGGGTAACGGGTATAGCATTTTCAAAGGCTATTTTTAGTACGCCAGCCACTTCTTGCGTA comes from the Bacteroidota bacterium genome and includes:
- a CDS encoding FAD-binding protein gives rise to the protein MITPDILTQLQAVLGNANVFTDAETLHEYGSDETENLSFPPSVLVKPATTQEVAGVLKIAFENAIPVTPIGARTGLSGGALSVHKGIGLSVERMNRIIEIDEKNLQLTVQPGVITEVLQQAVIEKGMYYPPDPSSKGSCFIGGNIAENSGGPHALKYGVTKDYVLNLEVVLPNGEVIQTGANTLKNSTGYNLTQLMVGSEGTLGIITQAVLKLIPYPDKNILMLVPFFSATKACEAVSAIFRAGIMPSAIEFMERDAIDWVMKFVDGLTVPVKDEVQAHLLIEVDGNDMDELFKQAERINEVLLNYECDEILFADTADQKEALWKMRRRVAEAVKSHSVYKEEDTVVPRYELPRLLEGVKAIGKKYNFKSVCYGHAGDGNLHVNIIKGDMSDEDWNTKLPIGIREIFELTVSLKGTLSGEHGIGWVQKNYMDIAFSSTELMLMRGIKQLFDPKNILNPGKIFPDSLSTGSR